In Luteimonas sp. MC1750, the following proteins share a genomic window:
- a CDS encoding PA4780 family RIO1-like protein kinase, whose amino-acid sequence MKTPSGLQPLIDDGVIDEVMRPLKSGKEAAVYVVRAGGAIRCAKVYKDMAQRSFQQRVQYQEGRKVRGSREARAIGKATKYGRKQQEAEWKNTEVEALYQLRDAGVRVPEPHGYFHGVLVMELVVDADGHSAPRLAEVELSPEQARGFHRVLVRQVVRMLCAGLIHGDLSEYNVLVAPDGPVVIDFPQVVSASGNNAARAMLLRDVNNLTASLGFWAPDLLETWYGEEMWALFEAGELRPDSELSGHFVHDESMPDIDGVRAAINDAREEALIRQQGREAAEEQD is encoded by the coding sequence ATGAAGACCCCGAGCGGCCTCCAGCCGCTGATCGACGACGGCGTGATCGACGAAGTCATGCGCCCGCTCAAGAGCGGCAAGGAGGCCGCGGTCTACGTGGTCCGCGCCGGCGGCGCGATCCGCTGCGCCAAGGTCTACAAGGACATGGCGCAGCGCAGCTTCCAGCAGCGCGTGCAGTACCAGGAAGGCCGCAAGGTGCGGGGCAGCCGCGAGGCGCGCGCGATCGGCAAGGCCACGAAGTACGGCAGGAAGCAGCAGGAAGCCGAGTGGAAGAACACCGAGGTCGAGGCGCTGTACCAGCTGCGCGACGCGGGCGTGCGCGTGCCCGAGCCCCATGGCTACTTCCACGGCGTGCTGGTGATGGAGCTGGTGGTCGATGCCGATGGCCACTCGGCGCCGCGCCTGGCCGAGGTGGAACTGTCGCCCGAACAGGCACGCGGCTTCCACCGCGTGCTGGTGCGGCAGGTGGTGCGGATGCTCTGCGCCGGCCTGATCCACGGCGACCTTTCGGAGTACAACGTGCTGGTGGCGCCGGACGGCCCGGTGGTGATCGACTTCCCGCAGGTGGTCAGCGCATCGGGCAACAACGCCGCGCGCGCCATGCTGCTGCGCGACGTCAACAACCTCACCGCCAGCCTGGGCTTCTGGGCGCCCGACCTGCTCGAGACCTGGTACGGCGAGGAGATGTGGGCGCTGTTCGAGGCGGGCGAGCTGCGCCCGGACAGCGAGCTGAGCGGGCATTTCGTGCATGACGAGTCGATGCCCGACATCGACGGCGTGCGCGCCGCGATCAATGACGCGCGCGAAGAGGCCCTGATCCGCCAGCAGGGGCGCGAGGCGGCCGAAGAGCAGG
- a CDS encoding DUF1328 family protein: protein MIKWAIIFAVIGLIAGALGFTGAAGAAMGIAKFLFFAAIIIAVVLFVLGVTIYKKVT from the coding sequence ATGATCAAGTGGGCCATCATTTTCGCCGTCATCGGCCTCATCGCCGGGGCCCTGGGCTTCACCGGCGCCGCGGGTGCGGCGATGGGCATCGCAAAGTTCCTGTTCTTCGCCGCGATCATCATCGCGGTGGTGCTGTTCGTGCTTGGCGTGACGATCTACAAGAAGGTGACCTGA